A single region of the Candidatus Gracilibacteria bacterium genome encodes:
- a CDS encoding DNA translocase FtsK 4TM domain-containing protein, protein MPLRKSRRPIARRRSSKSTLQLKVETHVMREIWAVTDMALCILTVLSIQGRLGVVGHLWNSFLTPIFGWGLYAVPVFLGGISLALFFARQIRFDATRIFGLILLSISVLGTLHLAVPEDQIYEVARAGQYGGYIGFVSSFISRQILGVTGSYVVFLALFLISVLLTFSVSIRDVLSLVEFKIPAWFSQKPEIKKRPIVTGEEPEEFDDEDEDDEEMVIHTLPTTSEEEMLNVRPVDPNTEDEDMDVDVDLKEEEGEKIPVEKIAQALDEAEAGAEKKEEKPWVFPPLDLLSERAPDVAHDPEILREKAEVIRNKLAQFGIQVRMNDVHVGPTVIQFTLKPHEGVKLSKITGLKNDLALALSANAIRIEAPIPGKPLVGIEVPNDTRAIVRLRELLEDETYAKLQAKTKSKLIIPFGRDVSGTPIVGNLSTMPHMLVAGSTGSGKSVFTNAILLSFLYNNSPRDLRLILIDPKQVELSTYNGIPHLLTPVITEPERAAIALRWVVAEMTRRYTVYADSGHRNIDEYNGDPNTPQHMPKIVVVIDELADLMMVAGKEVEASICRIAQLARAVGIHLIVATQRPSVDVITGLIKANIPSRVAFTVASSIDSRTILDGGGAEDLLGNGDMLFLSGTTGKFIRVQGVYVSSQEIQKVTNNVKLTLQGDEPTYNEEVTAKKTASLHVQGVPASQMGDDDDDELYDQALAIVKRSQKASATMLQRYLKVGYSRAARLIDMLERNGVVSPGDGAKPRTVLVGRGDVVADMEMQDAGGEFDEGEY, encoded by the coding sequence ATGCCGTTACGCAAATCGAGGCGCCCTATTGCTCGGCGTCGTTCCTCAAAATCCACGCTTCAGCTCAAGGTTGAAACTCATGTGATGCGTGAGATTTGGGCGGTCACGGATATGGCGCTGTGTATTTTGACGGTTTTGAGTATTCAAGGACGTTTGGGCGTGGTTGGCCATTTGTGGAATAGTTTTTTGACCCCGATTTTTGGATGGGGGCTGTATGCGGTGCCTGTGTTTTTGGGTGGGATTTCGCTCGCGCTTTTTTTTGCACGACAGATTCGATTCGACGCGACGCGTATTTTTGGATTGATTTTGCTTTCGATTTCCGTGCTGGGGACGTTGCATCTTGCGGTGCCTGAGGATCAGATTTATGAAGTGGCTCGCGCCGGGCAATACGGCGGGTATATCGGATTTGTTTCGAGTTTTATTTCGCGACAGATTTTAGGAGTGACCGGGTCGTATGTCGTATTTTTGGCGTTGTTTTTGATTTCGGTTTTATTGACGTTTTCGGTTTCAATTCGAGATGTTTTGAGTTTGGTTGAATTTAAAATTCCGGCCTGGTTTAGCCAAAAACCGGAGATTAAAAAACGGCCGATTGTGACCGGGGAAGAGCCGGAGGAGTTTGATGACGAGGACGAAGACGATGAAGAAATGGTAATTCACACGTTGCCCACGACTTCGGAGGAGGAGATGTTGAATGTGCGGCCTGTGGATCCGAATACCGAGGATGAAGATATGGATGTGGACGTGGATTTGAAGGAGGAAGAAGGAGAGAAAATTCCGGTGGAAAAAATTGCGCAAGCGTTGGATGAGGCTGAAGCCGGAGCTGAGAAAAAAGAAGAAAAACCGTGGGTTTTTCCGCCCTTGGATTTATTGAGTGAACGCGCACCGGACGTGGCTCATGATCCTGAAATTTTACGAGAAAAAGCCGAGGTGATTCGTAATAAATTGGCGCAGTTTGGGATTCAAGTTCGGATGAATGATGTGCATGTGGGGCCTACGGTGATTCAGTTCACGTTAAAGCCGCATGAAGGCGTGAAATTGTCGAAAATCACAGGATTGAAAAACGATTTGGCTTTGGCGTTGTCTGCGAATGCGATTCGTATTGAAGCTCCGATTCCGGGCAAGCCGCTCGTGGGCATCGAAGTGCCGAATGACACGCGTGCGATTGTGCGTCTCCGCGAATTACTGGAAGATGAAACGTACGCGAAATTGCAGGCTAAAACCAAGTCCAAATTGATCATTCCGTTTGGTCGGGATGTGTCCGGTACGCCGATTGTGGGGAATTTAAGCACTATGCCGCATATGCTCGTGGCCGGGTCCACGGGTTCCGGGAAATCCGTGTTCACGAATGCGATTTTACTTTCCTTTTTATACAACAATTCGCCGCGCGATTTACGGTTGATTTTGATTGATCCCAAGCAAGTGGAATTGTCCACTTACAATGGGATTCCTCATCTGTTAACGCCGGTGATCACCGAACCGGAACGGGCTGCGATTGCGCTCCGATGGGTGGTGGCGGAAATGACGCGACGTTACACGGTTTACGCGGATTCCGGGCATCGCAATATTGATGAATACAATGGCGATCCCAATACGCCGCAGCACATGCCTAAGATCGTGGTGGTGATTGATGAGTTGGCGGATTTGATGATGGTGGCGGGGAAGGAAGTCGAGGCTTCGATTTGTCGCATTGCGCAGCTCGCTCGTGCCGTTGGAATTCATTTGATTGTGGCCACACAACGTCCGTCCGTGGATGTCATTACCGGGCTTATTAAAGCCAATATCCCGTCTCGTGTGGCGTTTACGGTGGCCTCGTCCATCGATTCGCGAACTATTTTGGATGGAGGCGGGGCCGAGGATTTATTGGGAAATGGAGACATGTTGTTTTTATCCGGAACTACAGGAAAATTTATTCGCGTGCAGGGGGTGTATGTTTCGTCTCAAGAAATTCAAAAAGTGACCAATAATGTGAAGCTCACGCTGCAAGGTGATGAGCCGACTTATAATGAAGAAGTCACGGCGAAAAAAACGGCTTCGCTTCATGTGCAAGGAGTCCCGGCTTCTCAAATGGGAGATGATGACGATGATGAGCTTTACGACCAGGCTTTGGCGATTGTGAAACGTTCGCAAAAAGCGTCGGCCACCATGCTTCAACGGTATTTAAAAGTGGGTTATTCCCGTGCGGCGCGGCTCATTGATATGCTGGAACGAAATGGAGTTGTGAGCCCCGGCGATGGCGCTAAGCCAAGAACGGTTTTGGTGGGACGAGGAGACGTGGTGGCGGATATGGAAATGCAAGATGCCGGAGGAGAGTTTGATGAGGGGGAGTATTAA